One region of Nycticebus coucang isolate mNycCou1 chromosome 10, mNycCou1.pri, whole genome shotgun sequence genomic DNA includes:
- the LOC128596909 gene encoding Fc receptor-like protein 2, whose amino-acid sequence MLLWSLLLVLAPAPVQSDWLSIDMPHTAYEGDQVVIRCSGEENKDIRRLMYYKDGSRISTYHSASSYTISHARPSDSGSYYCKADRKYFLFVDVTEETRSVWLSVQELFPTPRLTARPSQPTEGSSVTLSCDTRLPSERSRTQLHYSFFRDGHTLESGWSSAELWGLTLWTEDSGYYWCEAMTASHSVSRRSPQSYIHVQRIPVSGVLMETQPPGGQAIEGETLVLVCSVAEGTGDTTFSWHREDTESLGRKTQRSQRAELEIPVVRESHAGGYYCSADNSYGSVQSGVVNVTVRIPVLRPVLRFRAPSTLALPGEVVELHCEEQRASPPILYRFYHENITLGTTSAPSGGGASFFLSLTVKDSGNYSCDADNGQGPQRSKVVALKVTETPPKVRLTNGPHPCEGRVEVEQKGRWGTVCDDGWDIKDVAVVCRELGCGAPKHTPAAMLYPPVAEEAQPVLIQVALCNGTEAALAECEQVEPFDCGHDEDAGAVCEASSLSSF is encoded by the exons ATGCTGCTGTGGTCACTGCTCCTGGTCCTGG CTCCTGCCCCCGTCCAGTCGG aCTGGCTGAGCATTGACATGCCACACACGGCCTACGAAGGAGACCAGGTGGTTATACGGTGCTctggggaagaaaataaagacatacgGAGACTGATGTACTACAAGGATGGGTCTCGCATATCTACTTACCACAGTGCCTCAAGCTACACCATTTCGCACGCCAGACCCAGTGACAGTGGCTCCTATTATTGTAAGGCCGATAGGAAATATTTCCTCTTCGTAGATGTGACAGAAGAAACACGATCTGTGTGGCTCAGTGTGCAAG AGCTGTTTCCCACACCTAGGCTGACAGCCAGACCCTCCCAGCCCACAGAAGGGAGCTCAGTGACCCTGTCCTGTGACACCCGCCTCCCTTCAGAGAGGTCAAGGACCCAGCTTCACTATTCCTTCTTCAGAGACGGCCACACCCTGGAGTCAGGCTGGAGCTCAGCAGAGCTTTGGGGCTTAACACTATGGACAGAAGACTCGGGGTACTACTGGTGTGAGGCCATGACAGCATCCCACAGTGTCTCCAGGCGGAGCCCTCAATCCTATATTCACGTGCAGA GGATCCCTGTGTCTGGAGTGCTCATGGAGACCCAGCCCCCAGGGGGGCAGGCAATTGAAGGGGAGACACTGGTCCTCGTCTGCTCTGTGGCTGAAGGCACAGGGGACACCACATTCTCCTGGCACAGAGAGGACACGGAGAGTCTGGGGAGGAAAACTCAGCGTTCCCAGAGGGCGGAGCTGGAGATCCCTGTCGTCAGGGAGAGCCACGCGGGGGGATACTACTGCTCTGCTGACAACAGCTATGGCTCCGTGCAGAGCGGGGTAGTGAACGTCACCGTGAGAA TTCCAGTGTTGCGTCCTGTCCTTCGCTTCCGTGctcccagcaccctggccctCCCTGGGGAGGTGGTGGAGCTTCACTGTGAAGAGCAGAGAGCTTCTCCCCCCATACTCTATAGGTTTTATCATGAAAACATCACCCTGGGGACCACCTCAGCCCCCTCTGGAGGAGGAGcgtctttcttcctctccttgaCTGTAAAGGACTCTGGAAACTACTCCTGTGATGCCGACAATGGCCAGGGACCCCAGCGCAGCAAGGTGGTGGCACTCAAGGTCACAG AGACGCCACCCAAAGTTCGCTTGACGAATGGTCCCCACCCCTGTGAAGGAAGGGTGGAGGTAGAACAAAAAGGTCGCTGGGGCACCGTGTGTGATGACGGCTGGGACATAAAGGACGTGGCCGTGGTGTGCCGGGAGCTGGGCTGTGGAGCACCCAAGCACACGCCTGCGGCCATGTTGTATCCACCAGTGGCAGAGGAGGCACAGCCTGTGCTCATTCAGGTCGCCCTGTGCAACGGGACGGAAGCAGCCCTGGCCGAATGCGAGCAGGTTGAGCCCTTCGACTGCGGGCATGATGAGGACGCAGGCGCAGTGTGTGAAG CATCCTCACTTAGTAGTTTTTGA